One Heyndrickxia oleronia genomic window, AGCAAAATCGTATAAGGCCCAAGACAAAATCGGTAGCGATAAAAATAATTTCCAAGTAGATAATGGTCGATCGGGATGAGCATCTATTTGTTTCGCCTGATGATTCTGAATCATTTGTTCACCTTCTTTCAATTGATACTGTGTTCATTCCATGTATATTGGAAAAAACCCTTTTTATTTACACAAACTTTACAAACAAATTTGACATAATTAATACCAGGTACTAATATTAGATAATAATATTAGGTATTAGAAAAGGGGAGGATTAAAATGAAGTCAACAGCAAGAATTACAGCAATTGGAACTTATGTACCAAATAAAAAACTAACCAATGCTGATTTAGAAAAGCTAGTAGATACGAATGATGAATGGATTGTTCAAAGGACTGGTATGAAAGAAAGAAGAATATCAGAAGAGAATGAATTCGCTTCATCATTAGCATTTAAAGCGATTGAAACTTTAGCGGAAAACTACCAAAAGAATATTCAAGACATTGACTTCATCATCGTCTCTACAACGACAGCTGATTACGCTTTTCCGAGTGTAGCTTGTCAAATTCAAGATCATTTCCATATTCCACAAACAGGTGCCATCGATTTAAACGCCACATGTGCAGGATTTACTTATGCCTTACATGTAGCGAACGGTTTAATTACTTCAGGTCTACATCGGAAAGTCTTGGTGGTGGCAACTGAAACATTAACGAAAGTAACAGATTATCAGGATCGCTCGACATGTATTTTATTTGGGGATGGTGCTGCCGCTGCTTTAGTTGAATTTGACGAGGAAAATCCTAGCTTTATTGGCAGTCACCTTGGTACGAATGGTGATGGGGGACAAAATGTCTATCGAACGCATCTATCGACAACAATGCACGGGCAGGAGCTGATTGATAGTAAGAAGATGGTGCAGAACGGGAGAGAAGTCTATAAATGGGTTGCTCGAACATTACCAGAAGGAATCGAGAAATTATTGAAAAAAAACAGCATGTCGCTAAATGAGGTAGACTGGTTCATCCCGCACAGTGCAAACCTTAGAATGATCGAAACTGTATGTGATAGAACGGGAATATCGCTGGAGAAGACATTAACTAGTATGCAATACTTTGGAAACACATCATCCGTTTCTATTCCTTTAGCATTGGATTTAGCTATAAAAGAAGGAAAAGTAAAGAACGGAGAGACCCTTCTAATGTACGGATTTGGTGGAGGACTCACACATGCAGGTCTCTTAATAAAATGGAATCTCTAGAAGAACGAAGGACTTCAGACGGGCTGTCTAAAAGGTAAAGAGGGTAGACCTCAGTATAGACAGCTTCGTCTTACTTATTCCTTTTCCTCATTCGTGTAATAAGGATTTAAATGAATAAGCACTTCTTGAATATTATCGTAATTGCTCATCAGTGCGTGTTTAATTTCTCTAGCCAGATCATGACCTTCCTTTATTGTCTTACTATGATCAACAGAAATTCTCAAATCAACTAGAATATAGTGGCCATGGTCTCTAGCACGGATTTTATCGATGCGTTTGACATCCTTAAATGTAGAAATAATGGTTACAAAGTCTTGGAGCGTATCCATATCAATATTTCTTTCTAACAGGATATTAAATGCCTCACTGAGCAATTCCTTTGAAATATTAAAGATTAAATATGCAACAAAGATACTGGCTACCTTATCACCATACAGTAAAATCGTAATATCTGTTTTATCTCCAATAACCGATAATAATACCCCTATGGCTGCAGCAATCGAAGCAACTATATCCGCTTTATGATCAAATGCTATGGCTTCAATCGCTTTACTATTATGAGCTTTCGCTACTTTCATAGAGGAACGATATAAGAATTCCTTAAAAAGATAAGAAAAGATTGCAACCCACATTGCTAGAATATTAGGTGTCTCTATTGGGTGGAAGAAGCCACTAATCCCTTCATAAACGATATAAAGGGCTACTAACAACAATAAAATACCAACAATTCCAGATACAATGACTTCTGCTTTTCCGTGTCCATATGGATGTTCTTTATCTGCAGGTTTGTTTGCAATTTTAATAACTAATAGAACAATGACAGAGGCGAACACATCAGCAGCAGAGTGGATTCCATCAGCAAATACGGCATCACTATGTGCATACCAACCAATAATCATTTTCCCTAAGGTTAAGAGGATATTACTCCATACACTAATCCATGCAATTTTTTTAGCAATGGCTTCCCTTTTCCCCAATGTAAAACACCCCAATCAAAAAAAACGTCTTTTGTAACTTGTTAACGTTGCCTTTGTATCATAACAAACGCAGTGTTGGTGGGTCTAGAGAAAGATAGTTGAGTGAATCTACGGTTTTAATCATGAACTAAAAATGTTTCCTTCACGAAAAACAATACCAAATTAGTATGTGTCTTTTTCCAAATTTTTATAATAAATCTCTTTACTTAAGCTCCGCTCGTTTCCGTGAAAAGAATAACAAACATTAACATTACTTTTTGTAACCATCATAGTACTCCAAAAAAACTTCGATTTGTGCTTTTTTATTAGCTTCAAAGATATTTAGGTGAATTTTCCTGTGGGAATATATGCTATTATTAGGAAAAAGTATGGACTCGGGAGGGTTAAATGAGGAGAAAAATTATACTGCTCTTTTTGTTGATATCCACGTTAGCAGCTTGTAGTATGGATAAAAATGAGGTCAAGGATAGCCCGTTATATGAAGGGCGAGATTTGACTATTGGTGTTGTTGGTAAAATACCTGATGTTCGGGAAAGGAACATTGTTTTTAAAAACATCGATTTAAATGATATAAGAAAAGGAAATCTATCCTCAAAATATGATGCAATCTTTATTATGAAGGAGCATTTAATAGAAGCAGCTAGAGCTCCATATGCAAAAATCTATAAAAATTCTGGTATTCCATTTTTCTTTATTGAATCGAAAAAGTCCCATGTACCTTTCATTGAAGCAGAAATTGAATATGAAGCATTTCCAGATACAGATTCAGGTGAGTATGCCTCTGGATATTACCACCTATCAGATGATACTGAGAAATCTTGGGGATATGGTTTATATAATGATACTGTAAATGAGGTAAACATTTTAGATGTTTTCTCAAGAATATTTATGACTATTAAAACAATTGATCAATAAGAGTTAATAAAAAAAGAAACCCTTGAAAAATCAAGCGTTTCTTTTTTTATTATTATTTTTTAGCCGCATCTTTCACTTCTTGAATAAATTCATCATAGGAACTGCCTGTGAATTTCTTTCCATTGATGAAGAGGGAAGGGGTGGAGTCGATTTTTAATTCGCTCACATAGGATCGATCTTTTGCTAATGCATCCTTATATTCCTTATTTTTAAATGCCTCTTCCACTTTCTTTACATCTGCTTCATTCACCAATTCAGCTAATGAATCTTTAAGGACTTTGAGAGTAAAGAAATCAGTTTTTTCTTCTTTAGGCTGTTTGCTATACAGAAGATGATGGAATTTCCAAAATACATCATTTCCAAGTTCTTGATAAACGGTTTCAGCAAATTGTGCTGAGCGTTCCGAATCCTTGTAAATGAATGGATAGTTCATAAAATATAATTTGGCTTTACCTGTTTCAATAAGATCCTTCTGAATCACTGGATAGACAGTATCATTAAAATCTTTACAAGCTGGACATTTGTAATCTCCAAATTCAACAATTTCAACTGGGGCATTTTCATCACCTTCAAATGGCTGATTACTATAATCAAATGAGAAGGTCTCGTCCTGTTTTGGTTCATCAGAAGATTGTTTACTTAAAAATACAATTAATGCAAGTAAGACTACAGCTACTACAATAACGATCCAAAAAAATGAACTTCCTGATTTATTAGCTTTTTTTGACTTTGCCATAATTGCACACCTTTACCATTATAGTTTCTAATTTAACGTAAGTTTTACATAATGTAGTTTGAAACGTCAAGTTATAGACCGCAATGACATGGAATTGTAAAAAATGGCTCTTTTCTCAAACATAGTTTCTATTTAGATGTAGTTATAACGTTACACCTCTCATTCCACTGAGAAAAGAGCTACAAGCTCCATAATAATTGCTAAATCGCTTTTGACAAGAGCAATCAACTATACGTGGCAGCCTAAAAAATAAAAGGTGTCGAATGACACCTTTTATTTTTACGCTTCCTTCGCTGCTTCGATTTCAATAGCTACTTTTATTTCATCTCCAACTAGGACACCGCCAGTTTCAAGAGCTGCATTCCAAGTTAAACCATAGTCGCTGCGTTTGATTTTTCCATTAGCACTGAAGCCGATTTTTTCCGCTCCACTCATTGGATCTTTTGCTAATCCTTCGAATGTCACTGCAAATGTTTCTTCGCGTGTAACGCCATGAAGTGTAACATCACCTGTAACATTGTATTCATCTTCACCTGTTTTCACAATTTTGTTTGCTTTAAAGGTCATCGTTGGATATTGTTCAACATCAAAGAAATCAGCAGAGCGTAAGTGATTATCGCGATCTGCATTTCTAGTGTCGATACTTGCGACATCAATGCTGAAATCGATGTTTGCTGTTTCTAGGTTTGTTGGATCAGCTTCAACTACAGCAGAGAATTGTTGAAAAGCTCCTTTTACTTTAGATACCATCATATGTTTTACTGAAAAATCAATACTACTATGTGCTGTGTCAACAGTCCATTTTGACATTGTCATATTTCATTCCTCCATTTATATTAATTACTTAATGTAAGTTGCTATATATTTTATAGTTGGTGATTTAATATAATTATATTTTCATTGCCTCCATTTGTCAATTATTTTATGTAAAAATATCATATTTAATAACTTTTTTATAGTAGGTGTTAACAATAAAGAGCTACCGTCCATTGACTTATATTCCTCCATTGGGGTAATATAATCTTAAAAATATGGACGACATTGAAGGATCAATAGTAGCTAAATGTATTCTTTGCTAGCGAGTCAGGGAAGGTGGAAGCCTGATAAGAAGTTTTAGTGAAACGGCAATCTGGAGTCGTTGTAAGAAAGTGGATGTGTATATTTACACATCAACTGGGGTGGAACCGCGTGAGTATAGCTCTCGTCCCCAGGCTTAAACGAGCCTGGGAACGAGAGCTTTTTGATTTTTACGAAAAGGAGAGAATAACTATGGCAGTAACTATGGAACAAATTGTATCACATGCGAAGCACCGTGGATTTGTATTTCCTGGATCAGAGATTTATGGAGGTCTTGCAAATACATGGGATTATGGTCCACTTGGTACAGAGTTAAAGAATAATATTAAAAAGGCTTGGACTAAAAAGTTTATTCAAGAATCCCCTTATAATGTAGGTCTTGATTCAGCTATTTTAATGAACCCTCGAACATGGGAAGCATCTGGCCATATTGGTAACTTTAATGATCCAATGATCGATTGCAAAAATTGTAAAGCGAGACATCGTGCAGATAAATTAATTGAAAATGCAGCTGAAGCAAAAGGGACAGAAATTATTGTTGATGGGCTCCCGTTTGAAAAAATGGAAGAGCTTATGAAGGAATATGATATTGCTTGTCCAGATTGTGGTAGTAAAGATTTTACAGGGATTCGTCAATTTAATTTAATGTTCAAAACGTTCCAAGGTGTTACTGAAACGAGCACAAACGAAATTTTCCTTCGTCCCGAAACAGCACAAGGGATATTCGTAAACTTTAAAAATGTTCAACGTACGATGCGTAAGAAATTACCATTTGGTATTGCCCAAATCGGTAAAAGCTTCCGTAATGAAATTACTCCTGGAAACTTCACTTTCCGTACTCGTGAATTTGAACAAATGGAATTAGAATTTTTCTGTAAACCTGGTGAAGAGTTAGAGTGGTTTAATTATTGGAAGGAATATGCGAAGAATTGGTTATTATCACTTGGAGTAAAAGAAGAAAATCTTCGTCTCCGTGATCATTCTGAGGAAGAACTATCACATTATAGTAATGCAACAACGGACTTTGAATACAAATTCCCATTTGGATGGGGAGAGCTATGGGGAATCGCTTCAAGAACAGATTACGATTTAAAACAGCATATGCAATTTTCTGGTGAAGATTTTACCTATTTGGATCAAGAAACAAATGAACGCTATGTTCCGTATTGTATTGAACCATCTTTAGGAGCAGACCGTGTAACACTAGCATTTATGATTAATGCCTATGAAGAAGAAGCATTAGAGGATGGTACGTCGAGAACAGTTATGCATTTGCACCCAGCACTTGCACCGTATAAAGCAGCAATCCTACCATTATCGAAAAAATTATCTGATGAAGCAAGGGAGATCTTCGCTGATTTAGCTAAACACTATATGGTTGACTTTGACGAAACTGGTTCAATCGGAAAACGTTATCGTCGACAAGATGAAATTGGCACTCCATTCTGTATTACTTATGACTTTGATTCAAAAGAAGATCATATGGTAACGGTTCGTGATCGGGATACTATGGAACAAACGCGTCTTCCAATTTCAGAACTAAAAAGCTTTTTAGAAGAAAAAATTCAATTCTAATGAATAAGGAGGCTCCTATGGAAGCCTCCTTATTTCGTTATTCATTTTTTTCAAGAGCTCTTCGATCAGGAGCTGCAGGAGGTTCCTCTAACCAGCCTCTATTAACCATTAAGTCAAAACCATCCTTCGTATAGGATAGAATTTCAGCAATAATCTTACTAATTTGTAAGGATAAATCCGTTCGTAATGAAGTGGATAATGAATGCCCTAGCAATGAAATATCCAGTGCATTTAAAGTATTGAACAGATTCATTATTAATTTTTCAGAAAAAGGGGAATCCTGTGATTCTGTTACCTCCATATTTACAGTTGTGATCCCAAGTAAATCTTCTTTGAATAATAGATCATTAAAAAATTTAATTTGTTTAGTAGAAATTTCTTTCCCTTTCTTTATATAGTCCTTTACTTCCTTATCACGAACAACTTGCAAACAACCCGTACATAACAGAATAGAAAAGTAGTTTCTTTCGATATTAAAGAAGATTTCAGTCAATTCATTAACATTTAATGGTCTTCTTTTATGAAATATCCCATTTATATAGGTTTCTTTTTTTATGTATTTAACTTCTGTAGGATACGGAATATTTGGGGGACGGTCATATAATCCCTTTGATAATAGTAAAGCTACTGCATCTTCATATAGCATAGAGGCTTCAGATAGTGCAGCTGAAAAGAAGGAAGTGATATCATGTCTTGCAGTATTTACAATGGTAAATGAGTAAAAAATCATATCCAATCTTCCCATATTATAAACAAAGCTTAAGGCAAAAGGATCATTAAACAGTGGTGGTGTATTTAGGTTAATATCCCTTTCTGTAAAACCGTTTGGAATGGGGATATTTTCCTCGTTAAATATAGCGGTAATTTTTTGTATTCGTATATTAGTAAAATCCAGTGACTTTTGTAGAATTTTTTCAATCTCACTATCTTTAATATGATGAAGAAAATAAGTAATAAGGCACCAAGCCATTGTATTATTCATATAAGTTCCCCAAAGAGCTCCTATTTCGGGACTAGTTAGTTTTGTGTTCCGTTCCTTCATTTGTAATCACCTCTTTCATTTTTATTTTTTGATATTCGGCATTTTTTATCCGTTCAACCGCAAATAATTAGTGGATAGAAACTTCCGGCTTGGAAAAAATAATCATAGGCAAGAGACTAGATGGGAGTAATTAAATGAGCATCACAGTGACAGTTTTATTGTTGATTATATTGATTTGGAAAGGGTATCTAAAAAATTGGAGAGACTATCACACAACGTTATTATATGTAATTACTTGTAATTTAACTTATATTGTATTATGTAGGGACTATTGGCTTTGGAAATATCATTCCCCTTTTCTATCTGAAAAAGAAATAGAATTATTTAATGTCCTCATTCTCTTACCGTTATTATCTTTACTGTTCTTATCCCGTTATCCAGAGGGGGTAAGGAAAATAAAAAAGTTTATTTTTTTAAGTAAGTGGGTTATAGGCTCCATGCTAATTGAAGGTTTATTTATTTACTTTAATGAGATTGAATTTGACCATGGATGGGGATTTTGGATGGAGCTTCCATTTTATTTCGTTATGTATACATTTATGAGATTGCATATGCTTAAACCGTTGCTTGTTTATGCTCTTTCCGTTATAACTGCTTTTCTTTTTCTATGGATCTTCCATGTACCGGTATAAAAAAAGACCGTCAGAGACGGTCAATATTAGTAATTTTTATTTGTACTAAAATCACATTCCTCAAGAGGTACGATTTTTGTTTTTTTAATGAACTTATAGCTTAACCAAACGATGATAAATAGTGGTAAACCGATATAAGAAATTAAAATACTTGTCCAATCAATATGCCCACCTAAAAATGATGAGTAATTTTGTCCTAATATAACAATTGCACATAGGATAAAGGCGAAGATTGGTCCGAATGGAAATAGCCTTGATCGATAAGGTAAGTCATTTAAATCACGACCTTGTGCCACATAAGCTTTTCTAAATCGATAGTGACTAATCGCGATGCCCAGCCATGCAATAAACCCTGACATTCCGGAAGCGTTGAGCAACCAAACATACACAACACCATCACCAAAAAATGAGGCCAGAAAGGCAATTGTTCCAACTAAAGATGTTACGATTAATGCATTAACTGGTACTCCGTTTTTATTCAATTTTGCTAAAAACTTTGGTGCTTTCCCATCCCGTGCTAAATCCCATAACATACGAGTAGATGCATACATCCCTGAATTTCCTGCAGATAATACAGCTGTCAGAATGATTGCATTCATTACTGATGCTGCAAAGGCAATTCCAGCTTTATCAAAAATAATAGTAAAAGGGCTCATTGCAACATCTTCCATCGCTAAATTTTTGTCAGTATAAGGGATAAGAAGACCGATTACTAAGATAGCTAATATATAAAATAAAAGAATACGCCAGAATACTTGTCGAACAGCTTTTGGAATACTTTTCTCTGGATCATCGCTTTCACCTGCAGCTACTCCAAGAAGTTCTGTA contains:
- a CDS encoding ketoacyl-ACP synthase III, which gives rise to MKSTARITAIGTYVPNKKLTNADLEKLVDTNDEWIVQRTGMKERRISEENEFASSLAFKAIETLAENYQKNIQDIDFIIVSTTTADYAFPSVACQIQDHFHIPQTGAIDLNATCAGFTYALHVANGLITSGLHRKVLVVATETLTKVTDYQDRSTCILFGDGAAAALVEFDEENPSFIGSHLGTNGDGGQNVYRTHLSTTMHGQELIDSKKMVQNGREVYKWVARTLPEGIEKLLKKNSMSLNEVDWFIPHSANLRMIETVCDRTGISLEKTLTSMQYFGNTSSVSIPLALDLAIKEGKVKNGETLLMYGFGGGLTHAGLLIKWNL
- a CDS encoding cation diffusion facilitator family transporter, whose translation is MGKREAIAKKIAWISVWSNILLTLGKMIIGWYAHSDAVFADGIHSAADVFASVIVLLVIKIANKPADKEHPYGHGKAEVIVSGIVGILLLLVALYIVYEGISGFFHPIETPNILAMWVAIFSYLFKEFLYRSSMKVAKAHNSKAIEAIAFDHKADIVASIAAAIGVLLSVIGDKTDITILLYGDKVASIFVAYLIFNISKELLSEAFNILLERNIDMDTLQDFVTIISTFKDVKRIDKIRARDHGHYILVDLRISVDHSKTIKEGHDLAREIKHALMSNYDNIQEVLIHLNPYYTNEEKE
- a CDS encoding DsbA family protein yields the protein MAKSKKANKSGSSFFWIVIVVAVVLLALIVFLSKQSSDEPKQDETFSFDYSNQPFEGDENAPVEIVEFGDYKCPACKDFNDTVYPVIQKDLIETGKAKLYFMNYPFIYKDSERSAQFAETVYQELGNDVFWKFHHLLYSKQPKEEKTDFFTLKVLKDSLAELVNEADVKKVEEAFKNKEYKDALAKDRSYVSELKIDSTPSLFINGKKFTGSSYDEFIQEVKDAAKK
- a CDS encoding YceI family protein; translation: MTMSKWTVDTAHSSIDFSVKHMMVSKVKGAFQQFSAVVEADPTNLETANIDFSIDVASIDTRNADRDNHLRSADFFDVEQYPTMTFKANKIVKTGEDEYNVTGDVTLHGVTREETFAVTFEGLAKDPMSGAEKIGFSANGKIKRSDYGLTWNAALETGGVLVGDEIKVAIEIEAAKEA
- a CDS encoding glycine--tRNA ligase; this encodes MAVTMEQIVSHAKHRGFVFPGSEIYGGLANTWDYGPLGTELKNNIKKAWTKKFIQESPYNVGLDSAILMNPRTWEASGHIGNFNDPMIDCKNCKARHRADKLIENAAEAKGTEIIVDGLPFEKMEELMKEYDIACPDCGSKDFTGIRQFNLMFKTFQGVTETSTNEIFLRPETAQGIFVNFKNVQRTMRKKLPFGIAQIGKSFRNEITPGNFTFRTREFEQMELEFFCKPGEELEWFNYWKEYAKNWLLSLGVKEENLRLRDHSEEELSHYSNATTDFEYKFPFGWGELWGIASRTDYDLKQHMQFSGEDFTYLDQETNERYVPYCIEPSLGADRVTLAFMINAYEEEALEDGTSRTVMHLHPALAPYKAAILPLSKKLSDEAREIFADLAKHYMVDFDETGSIGKRYRRQDEIGTPFCITYDFDSKEDHMVTVRDRDTMEQTRLPISELKSFLEEKIQF
- a CDS encoding DUF3231 family protein, with translation MKERNTKLTSPEIGALWGTYMNNTMAWCLITYFLHHIKDSEIEKILQKSLDFTNIRIQKITAIFNEENIPIPNGFTERDINLNTPPLFNDPFALSFVYNMGRLDMIFYSFTIVNTARHDITSFFSAALSEASMLYEDAVALLLSKGLYDRPPNIPYPTEVKYIKKETYINGIFHKRRPLNVNELTEIFFNIERNYFSILLCTGCLQVVRDKEVKDYIKKGKEISTKQIKFFNDLLFKEDLLGITTVNMEVTESQDSPFSEKLIMNLFNTLNALDISLLGHSLSTSLRTDLSLQISKIIAEILSYTKDGFDLMVNRGWLEEPPAAPDRRALEKNE
- a CDS encoding CBO0543 family protein, whose protein sequence is MSITVTVLLLIILIWKGYLKNWRDYHTTLLYVITCNLTYIVLCRDYWLWKYHSPFLSEKEIELFNVLILLPLLSLLFLSRYPEGVRKIKKFIFLSKWVIGSMLIEGLFIYFNEIEFDHGWGFWMELPFYFVMYTFMRLHMLKPLLVYALSVITAFLFLWIFHVPV
- a CDS encoding amino acid permease — translated: MDNQQEPQLKRKLKSRHLSMISLGGTIGTGLFLASGGAIHTAGPGGVIVAYLLIGIMVYFLMTSLAEMAAFMPVSGTFSTYASRFVDPSLGFALGWNYWYNWAITIAAELSAVTIIMKFWFPHTPSLIWSSICLVIMFLLNYLSVKGFGEAEFWFSLIKVITVIVFIITGFLMIFGIMGGEPVGFKNFTVGDAPFHGGFMSMLGIFMAAGFSFQGTELLGVAAGESDDPEKSIPKAVRQVFWRILLFYILAILVIGLLIPYTDKNLAMEDVAMSPFTIIFDKAGIAFAASVMNAIILTAVLSAGNSGMYASTRMLWDLARDGKAPKFLAKLNKNGVPVNALIVTSLVGTIAFLASFFGDGVVYVWLLNASGMSGFIAWLGIAISHYRFRKAYVAQGRDLNDLPYRSRLFPFGPIFAFILCAIVILGQNYSSFLGGHIDWTSILISYIGLPLFIIVWLSYKFIKKTKIVPLEECDFSTNKNY